The Brachyhypopomus gauderio isolate BG-103 chromosome 2, BGAUD_0.2, whole genome shotgun sequence genome contains a region encoding:
- the aatka gene encoding serine/threonine-protein kinase LMTK1 isoform X2, producing MQFLNEAQPYRTLQHPALLQCLAQCTEVTPYLLIMEYCPLGDVKGYLRSCRAADSAIPDPSVLQQMACEIASGLLYLHKHNYIHSDLALRNCLLTSEMTVKIGDYGLSRSRYKDDYFVTADQIWIPLRWIAPELIDEVHGNLLVVDQTKASNVWSLGVTIWELFELGNQPYRHYSDRQVLTYAVKEQQLKLPKPLLKVPLSERWYEVMQFCWLQPEQRPVAQEVHLLLNYLCAKGSSEAEEDFEERWNSLRPSLESASDQRTPVVPEVASSSFPLLEHFTADSFHSENGDDILTVTETSHGLNFEYKWEQARLERPYCSSSASGPLGRSNPHYQDTYYPLGSTAEDCRGEGLTLGVSPSYYESDHPGVVPVLSAHSPSVSSEYYIRIEEPIECNIHLEEDTFDCSPGVEASQSSFSMSDTQTPKEVQTNTTYWSAAKDSTSNACDSDESPTIILTLGSLHRRTSSPLGPVEQSNQYFCPNDRERLYCENPLSEELEVNSKRGQPFDYHVRSGSLHNAEEQENPRGVSVSLSSPSLGHCDPYLEANQRTAEQSMANETYYDMMGGLGKNKPRPHYMSIEVEAGDGLLMGAAGPEDDGNLFIENEATNWTSNHSANNNSLNFDGKQARGYHDAYLDLRHTTPTPSSHGQMSRPVAVTHNSSSNLSRALNPHSYMEAAESNSSAINVPYTDSECGSYIHLVESSAKFSLSSEKLQINNPAQKTTPILLNTESTIHLPVSAYATKNALFRPAEITVSKQALFSDRSTSPIQDVSLRTDGHPAPCGKTILCLEGLSKRVSESSHMADSWMESGCSSISLVDIDDCTDEDITDITSGVFPDSPLEYAEVGDVNLADRHLRREPENAIDLASSSSPCEAFSPDVYHTSILPKSLDSGYDTENNESPEFVMKDLDGKPVLSTSVESECEMVLQMDLEDIVVPTATSNSNLILTNLGERNQYRDSAYFSDYDAENDKSPSEGGGTFFDNQVEDDVFGHKPSKDNPLRNAREDGSSSACQKEEECHFAQLTDDAVLSAKQLCLEKRKMESDLASFPASAPVITTLSPFPPEMGGCLTKESAPDDGLGLESDHSGDEPGSDCFSSTASEDSSTTQEATATEDQANGAAKGFSSADSLGSDSTIVEFSREISKDAGSEDSENGDDNLEDGKGEETDGVEEELIVEEDHIDQALLRVKQDSSLDNILPVLPEDMDMPAPLGNGEEADEEDSDDSDESDEELRSYNVQEQSDESEEEFTTVPVVVSERSSARHLRSLLKMPTLLTQSFCDELDRKKKAVSFFDDVTVFLFDQESPTGELSEYTFPPGAESDCPQAEGTHPQPQKKFSHSDKSSDKNISEESRAFEWGEDYPLMPSPSLEAPSDGLNTPPNSPARSPEEKPAPQFSRFSVSRFSITHVSDSDMDSMGGSNADGDQE from the exons ATGCAGTTCCTGAACGAGGCCCAGCCGTACCG TACTCTCCAGCATCCTGCCCTCCTGCAGTGCCTGGCCCAGTGTACAGAGGTCACACCCTATCTGCTGATTATGGAATACTGCCCCTTG GGAGATGTTAAAGGATACCTCCGCAGCTGCCGGGCGGCTGACTCGGCCATCCCGGACCCTTCAGTCCTGCAGCAGATGGCATGTGAAATTGCCTCTGGTCTTCTATACCTCCACAAACACAATTacattcacag TGACCTGGCTCTCAGGAACTGTCTCCTCACCTCAGAGATGACAGTGAAGATCGGCGATTACGGCCTCTCCCGCAGCAGGTACAAG GATGACTATTTTGTGACAGCAGACCAGATTTGGATACCACTTCGCTGGATCGCCCCAGAGCTCATCGACGAGGTCCACGGTAATCTGCTAGTGGTGGACCAGACCAAGGCCAGCAACGTCTG GTCGCTGGGCGTGACAATCTGGGAGCTGTTTGAACTGGGGAACCAGCCATACAGACACTACTCTGATAGGCAGGTGTTGACTTATGCTGTGAAAGAACAGCAGTTAAAGCTGCCAAAGCCTTTGCTCAAAGTGCCCCTGTCTGAACGCTG GTATGAGGTGATGCAGTTCTGTTGGCTGCAACCAGAACAGAGGCCCGTTGCACAGGAGGTCCACTTGCTGCTGAACTATCTGTGTGCCAAGGGCAGCAGTGAGGCAGAGGAGGACTTTGAGGAGCGCTGGAACTCCCTCAGACCCAGCCTGGAGAGTGCCAGCGACCAGAGAACCCCAGTTGTGCCAGAGGTAGCATCTTCATCCTTCCCTTTGCTGGAGCACTTCACAGCCGACAGCTTCCACTCCGAGAATGGTGACGATATTCTGACAGTCACCGAGACCAGCCATGGGCTCAACTTTGAGTACAAGTGGGAACAGGCTCGGCTCGAACGGCCCTATTGCTCCTCGTCTGCCAGTGGACCTCTAGGAAGGAGCAACCCACATTACCAGGACACCTACTACCCTCTTGGCAGTACTGCAGAAGACTGCAGGGGGGAAGGTCTCACTTTGGGAGTTTCTCCTTCATACTATGAGTCAGATCATCCTGGGGTGGTCCCAGTTCTGAGTGCGCACAGTCCGTCTGTGAGTAGTGAGTATTACATCCGCATTGAAGAACCTATAGAATGCAATATACATTTGGAGGAAGACACTTTTGACTGTAGTCCAGGAGTTGAGGCCAGCCAGAGTAGCTTTTCGATGAGTGACACACAGACTCCAAAAGAGGTTCAAACCAACACCACCTACTGGTCAGCAGCAAAAGACTCTACAAGCAATGCCTGTGATTCAGACGAAAGCCCAACTATTATTCTTACTTTGGGGTCACTCCATAGAAGAACATCGAGCCCCTTAGGACCCGTCGAACAATCAAATCAATATTTCTGTCCCAACGACAGAGAGAGACTCTACTGTGAAAATCCACTTTCAGAAGAATTGGAAGTTAATTCAAAAAGAGGCCAACCGTTCGACTATCATGTCAGGTCTGGAAGCCTCCACAATGCAGAAGAACAGGAGAACCCACGTGGGGTATCTGTCTCACTGAGCAGCCCCAGCCTGGGCCACTGTGACCCCTACCTGGAGGCCAACCAGAGGACTGCTGAACAAAGCATGGCTAACGAGACCTACTACGACATGATGGGCGGCCTAGGGAAGAACAAGCCTAGGCCACATTATATGAGTATTGAGGTTGAAGCAGGCGATGGCCTTCTAATGGGTGCTGCTGGTCCAGAGGATGATGGCAATCTGTTTATAGAGAATGAAGCAACTAACTGGACCTCAAATCACTCTGCAAATAACAACAGTTTAAACTTTGATGGCAAACAAGCCAGGGGATATCATGACGCTTACCTTGATTTACGCCACACCACGCCAACCCCGTCTTCCCATGGCCAGATGTCCAGGCCAGTAGCAGTAACGCATAACTCCTCGAGTAACCTCTCCCGTGCGCTTAATCCACACTCGTACATGGAGGCTGCAGAAAGCAACTCCTCCGCCATTAACGTTCCATACACAGATTCGGAATGCGGATCATATATACATTTGGTAGAGTCTTCTGCCAAATTTTCCTTATCCTCAGAAAAACTCCAAATTAATAACCCAGCACAGAAGACCACTCCTATTCTGCTCAACACGGAGAGTACGATACACCTCCCAGTGTCAGCTTATGCCACTAAAAACGCACTCTTTCGGCCAGCAGAGATAACTGTGAGTAAACAGGCACTGTTCTCTGACAGAAGCACAAGCCCTATACAAGACGTTAGTCTCCGAACTGATGGCCATCCAGCACCCTGTGGGAAGACGATTCTGTGCCTTGAGGGTCTATCCAAGCGTGTCTCCGAGAGCAGTCACATGGCAGACAGCTGGATGGAGTCTGGATGCTCTAGCATCAGCTTGGTGGACATTGATGACTGCACTGATGAAGACATCACTGATATTACTTCTGGAGTGTTTCCAGACTCTCCTCTGGAATATGCAGAAGTAGGTGATGTTAACCTAGCAGACAGACACTTGCGCAGAGAACCTGAAAACGCTATTGACCTTGCCTCCAGTAGCAGCCCCTGTGAGGCCTTCAGTCCAGATGTTTACCATACATCCATCCTGCCCAAATCACTGGACAGTGGCTATGACACAGAGAACAATGAGTCTCCGGAGTTTGTCATGAAGGACCTGGATGGAAAGCCAGTCCTTAGTACCAGTGTGGAATCAGAGTGTGAAATGGTCCTTCAGATGGACCTTGAAGACATTGTAGTTCCAACTGCAACTAGCAATAGTAACCTCATACTGACAAATCTGGGTGAAAGAAACCAGTACCGGGATTCGGCTTACTTTTCAGACTATGATGCAGAGAATGACAAAAGTCCTTCTGAAGGCGGGGGCACTTTCTTCGATAACCAGGTGGAGGACGATGTCTTTGGACACAAACCGTCAAAGGACAACCCTCTAAGGAACGCACGTGAAGATGGAAGCAGCTCAGCATGTCAGAAGGAGGAGGAGTGCCATTTTGCACAGCTGACAGATGACGCTGTGCTCAGTGCCAAACAGCTGTGTCTTGAGAAGAGGAAGATGGAGTCTGATCTAGCTTCATTTCCTGCTTCAGCTCCAGTGATCACCACGTTGTCCCCCTTTCCTCCAGAGATGGGGGGATGTTTGACCAAAGAGTCTGCTCCAGACGATGGCCTTGGGCTGGAATCTGATCATTCTGGAGATGAGCCAGGTTCAGATTGCTTCTCCAGCACAGCCTCTGAAGACTCATCCACAACCCAGGAAGCCACAGCCACAGAGGACCAAGCTAATGGTGCCGCCAAGGGCTTTTCATCTGCAGACTCCCTGGGTTCAGACTCCACCATAGTGGAGTTCAGCAGGGAGATCTCAAAAGATGCTGGAAGTGAAGACTCTGAGAATGGCGACGACAATCTAGAGGATGGCAAGGGTGAGGAGACGGATGGAGTGGAAGAAGAATTAATAGTAGAAGAGGACCACATTGATCAGGCACTTTTGAGAGTTAAGCAGGACAGTTCTTTGGACAACATCCTGCCTGTTTTACCAGAGGACATGGACATGCCAGCACCCCTAGGAAACGGTGAAGAAGCAGACGAGGAAGACTCTGATGACAGCGATGAGTCTGACGAGGAGCTGCGTAGCTATAACGTGCAGGAGCAAAGTGACGAGAGTGAGGAGGAGTTCACCACCGTGCCTGTGGTGGTGAGCGAGCGGAGCAGTGCTCGGCACCTCCGCAGTCTCCTCAAAATGCCGACCCTCCTCACACAGTCTTTTTGTGACGAGCTGGACCGCAAAAAAAAAGCAGTCTCCTTTTTCGATGACGTCACCGTGTTCCTGTTCGACCAG GAGAGCCCTACAGGGGAGCTGTCGGAGTACACTTTCCCCCCAGGAGCAGAGTCTGATTGCCCCCAGGCAGAGGGCACGCACCCTCAACCACAGAAGAAATTCAGTCATTCTGATAAGTCCTCAGACAAGAATATCTCAGAAGAAA GCAGGGCCTTTGAGTGGGGGGAAGACTATCCTCTGATGCCTAGTCCATCATTGGAAGCTCCCTCGGACGGACTCAACACCCCACCCAACTCTCCAGCCAGATCTCCCGAGGAGAAACCAGCACCCCAGTTTTCACGCTTCAGCGTTTCCCGGTTCTCCATTACACATGTATCTGACTCAGACATGGACTCCATGGGAG GAAGCAATGCTGATGGAGACCAAGAGTGA
- the aatka gene encoding serine/threonine-protein kinase LMTK1 isoform X1: MMTSSVFVVVMSSAFLSPSFAFSSHFDSGGAPLSELSWPSSLAVVAVSFSGLFTFVFLMLACLCCKKGDISFKEFENTEGEEYQADMSTLASPGSQDAPDVYILPLTEVSLPMAKQPGRSVQLLKSADIGRHSLLYLKEIGHDWFGKVLLGEVNAGLSSTQVVVKELKASACVQDQMQFLNEAQPYRTLQHPALLQCLAQCTEVTPYLLIMEYCPLGDVKGYLRSCRAADSAIPDPSVLQQMACEIASGLLYLHKHNYIHSDLALRNCLLTSEMTVKIGDYGLSRSRYKDDYFVTADQIWIPLRWIAPELIDEVHGNLLVVDQTKASNVWSLGVTIWELFELGNQPYRHYSDRQVLTYAVKEQQLKLPKPLLKVPLSERWYEVMQFCWLQPEQRPVAQEVHLLLNYLCAKGSSEAEEDFEERWNSLRPSLESASDQRTPVVPEVASSSFPLLEHFTADSFHSENGDDILTVTETSHGLNFEYKWEQARLERPYCSSSASGPLGRSNPHYQDTYYPLGSTAEDCRGEGLTLGVSPSYYESDHPGVVPVLSAHSPSVSSEYYIRIEEPIECNIHLEEDTFDCSPGVEASQSSFSMSDTQTPKEVQTNTTYWSAAKDSTSNACDSDESPTIILTLGSLHRRTSSPLGPVEQSNQYFCPNDRERLYCENPLSEELEVNSKRGQPFDYHVRSGSLHNAEEQENPRGVSVSLSSPSLGHCDPYLEANQRTAEQSMANETYYDMMGGLGKNKPRPHYMSIEVEAGDGLLMGAAGPEDDGNLFIENEATNWTSNHSANNNSLNFDGKQARGYHDAYLDLRHTTPTPSSHGQMSRPVAVTHNSSSNLSRALNPHSYMEAAESNSSAINVPYTDSECGSYIHLVESSAKFSLSSEKLQINNPAQKTTPILLNTESTIHLPVSAYATKNALFRPAEITVSKQALFSDRSTSPIQDVSLRTDGHPAPCGKTILCLEGLSKRVSESSHMADSWMESGCSSISLVDIDDCTDEDITDITSGVFPDSPLEYAEVGDVNLADRHLRREPENAIDLASSSSPCEAFSPDVYHTSILPKSLDSGYDTENNESPEFVMKDLDGKPVLSTSVESECEMVLQMDLEDIVVPTATSNSNLILTNLGERNQYRDSAYFSDYDAENDKSPSEGGGTFFDNQVEDDVFGHKPSKDNPLRNAREDGSSSACQKEEECHFAQLTDDAVLSAKQLCLEKRKMESDLASFPASAPVITTLSPFPPEMGGCLTKESAPDDGLGLESDHSGDEPGSDCFSSTASEDSSTTQEATATEDQANGAAKGFSSADSLGSDSTIVEFSREISKDAGSEDSENGDDNLEDGKGEETDGVEEELIVEEDHIDQALLRVKQDSSLDNILPVLPEDMDMPAPLGNGEEADEEDSDDSDESDEELRSYNVQEQSDESEEEFTTVPVVVSERSSARHLRSLLKMPTLLTQSFCDELDRKKKAVSFFDDVTVFLFDQESPTGELSEYTFPPGAESDCPQAEGTHPQPQKKFSHSDKSSDKNISEESRAFEWGEDYPLMPSPSLEAPSDGLNTPPNSPARSPEEKPAPQFSRFSVSRFSITHVSDSDMDSMGGSNADGDQE; the protein is encoded by the exons GTGGCGCCCCCCTGAGCGAGCTGTCGTGGCCGTCCTCGCTGGCCGTGGTGGCCGTCTCCTTCTCTGGCCTCTTCACCTTCGTCTTCCTCATGCTGGCCTGCCTGTGCTGCAAGAAAGGGGACATCAGCTTCAAG gagtttGAGAACACAGAGGGTGAGGAGTATCAGGCAGACATGTCCACTCTGGCCTCGCCCGGCTCCCAGGATGCACCAGACGTCTACATCCTGCCCCTGACCGAGGTCTCACTGCCCATGGCCAAACAGCCTGGAAGATCAG TTCAGCTGCTGAAGTCAGCAGATATTGGACGCCACAGCCTCCTTTACCTAAAGGAGATTGGCCATGACTGGTTTGGCAAG GTTTTGCTGGGAGAGGTGAACGCTGGACTCAGCAGCACTCAGGTGGTGGTGAAGGAGCTGAAAGCCAGCGCCTGTGTCCAGGACCAGATGCAGTTCCTGAACGAGGCCCAGCCGTACCG TACTCTCCAGCATCCTGCCCTCCTGCAGTGCCTGGCCCAGTGTACAGAGGTCACACCCTATCTGCTGATTATGGAATACTGCCCCTTG GGAGATGTTAAAGGATACCTCCGCAGCTGCCGGGCGGCTGACTCGGCCATCCCGGACCCTTCAGTCCTGCAGCAGATGGCATGTGAAATTGCCTCTGGTCTTCTATACCTCCACAAACACAATTacattcacag TGACCTGGCTCTCAGGAACTGTCTCCTCACCTCAGAGATGACAGTGAAGATCGGCGATTACGGCCTCTCCCGCAGCAGGTACAAG GATGACTATTTTGTGACAGCAGACCAGATTTGGATACCACTTCGCTGGATCGCCCCAGAGCTCATCGACGAGGTCCACGGTAATCTGCTAGTGGTGGACCAGACCAAGGCCAGCAACGTCTG GTCGCTGGGCGTGACAATCTGGGAGCTGTTTGAACTGGGGAACCAGCCATACAGACACTACTCTGATAGGCAGGTGTTGACTTATGCTGTGAAAGAACAGCAGTTAAAGCTGCCAAAGCCTTTGCTCAAAGTGCCCCTGTCTGAACGCTG GTATGAGGTGATGCAGTTCTGTTGGCTGCAACCAGAACAGAGGCCCGTTGCACAGGAGGTCCACTTGCTGCTGAACTATCTGTGTGCCAAGGGCAGCAGTGAGGCAGAGGAGGACTTTGAGGAGCGCTGGAACTCCCTCAGACCCAGCCTGGAGAGTGCCAGCGACCAGAGAACCCCAGTTGTGCCAGAGGTAGCATCTTCATCCTTCCCTTTGCTGGAGCACTTCACAGCCGACAGCTTCCACTCCGAGAATGGTGACGATATTCTGACAGTCACCGAGACCAGCCATGGGCTCAACTTTGAGTACAAGTGGGAACAGGCTCGGCTCGAACGGCCCTATTGCTCCTCGTCTGCCAGTGGACCTCTAGGAAGGAGCAACCCACATTACCAGGACACCTACTACCCTCTTGGCAGTACTGCAGAAGACTGCAGGGGGGAAGGTCTCACTTTGGGAGTTTCTCCTTCATACTATGAGTCAGATCATCCTGGGGTGGTCCCAGTTCTGAGTGCGCACAGTCCGTCTGTGAGTAGTGAGTATTACATCCGCATTGAAGAACCTATAGAATGCAATATACATTTGGAGGAAGACACTTTTGACTGTAGTCCAGGAGTTGAGGCCAGCCAGAGTAGCTTTTCGATGAGTGACACACAGACTCCAAAAGAGGTTCAAACCAACACCACCTACTGGTCAGCAGCAAAAGACTCTACAAGCAATGCCTGTGATTCAGACGAAAGCCCAACTATTATTCTTACTTTGGGGTCACTCCATAGAAGAACATCGAGCCCCTTAGGACCCGTCGAACAATCAAATCAATATTTCTGTCCCAACGACAGAGAGAGACTCTACTGTGAAAATCCACTTTCAGAAGAATTGGAAGTTAATTCAAAAAGAGGCCAACCGTTCGACTATCATGTCAGGTCTGGAAGCCTCCACAATGCAGAAGAACAGGAGAACCCACGTGGGGTATCTGTCTCACTGAGCAGCCCCAGCCTGGGCCACTGTGACCCCTACCTGGAGGCCAACCAGAGGACTGCTGAACAAAGCATGGCTAACGAGACCTACTACGACATGATGGGCGGCCTAGGGAAGAACAAGCCTAGGCCACATTATATGAGTATTGAGGTTGAAGCAGGCGATGGCCTTCTAATGGGTGCTGCTGGTCCAGAGGATGATGGCAATCTGTTTATAGAGAATGAAGCAACTAACTGGACCTCAAATCACTCTGCAAATAACAACAGTTTAAACTTTGATGGCAAACAAGCCAGGGGATATCATGACGCTTACCTTGATTTACGCCACACCACGCCAACCCCGTCTTCCCATGGCCAGATGTCCAGGCCAGTAGCAGTAACGCATAACTCCTCGAGTAACCTCTCCCGTGCGCTTAATCCACACTCGTACATGGAGGCTGCAGAAAGCAACTCCTCCGCCATTAACGTTCCATACACAGATTCGGAATGCGGATCATATATACATTTGGTAGAGTCTTCTGCCAAATTTTCCTTATCCTCAGAAAAACTCCAAATTAATAACCCAGCACAGAAGACCACTCCTATTCTGCTCAACACGGAGAGTACGATACACCTCCCAGTGTCAGCTTATGCCACTAAAAACGCACTCTTTCGGCCAGCAGAGATAACTGTGAGTAAACAGGCACTGTTCTCTGACAGAAGCACAAGCCCTATACAAGACGTTAGTCTCCGAACTGATGGCCATCCAGCACCCTGTGGGAAGACGATTCTGTGCCTTGAGGGTCTATCCAAGCGTGTCTCCGAGAGCAGTCACATGGCAGACAGCTGGATGGAGTCTGGATGCTCTAGCATCAGCTTGGTGGACATTGATGACTGCACTGATGAAGACATCACTGATATTACTTCTGGAGTGTTTCCAGACTCTCCTCTGGAATATGCAGAAGTAGGTGATGTTAACCTAGCAGACAGACACTTGCGCAGAGAACCTGAAAACGCTATTGACCTTGCCTCCAGTAGCAGCCCCTGTGAGGCCTTCAGTCCAGATGTTTACCATACATCCATCCTGCCCAAATCACTGGACAGTGGCTATGACACAGAGAACAATGAGTCTCCGGAGTTTGTCATGAAGGACCTGGATGGAAAGCCAGTCCTTAGTACCAGTGTGGAATCAGAGTGTGAAATGGTCCTTCAGATGGACCTTGAAGACATTGTAGTTCCAACTGCAACTAGCAATAGTAACCTCATACTGACAAATCTGGGTGAAAGAAACCAGTACCGGGATTCGGCTTACTTTTCAGACTATGATGCAGAGAATGACAAAAGTCCTTCTGAAGGCGGGGGCACTTTCTTCGATAACCAGGTGGAGGACGATGTCTTTGGACACAAACCGTCAAAGGACAACCCTCTAAGGAACGCACGTGAAGATGGAAGCAGCTCAGCATGTCAGAAGGAGGAGGAGTGCCATTTTGCACAGCTGACAGATGACGCTGTGCTCAGTGCCAAACAGCTGTGTCTTGAGAAGAGGAAGATGGAGTCTGATCTAGCTTCATTTCCTGCTTCAGCTCCAGTGATCACCACGTTGTCCCCCTTTCCTCCAGAGATGGGGGGATGTTTGACCAAAGAGTCTGCTCCAGACGATGGCCTTGGGCTGGAATCTGATCATTCTGGAGATGAGCCAGGTTCAGATTGCTTCTCCAGCACAGCCTCTGAAGACTCATCCACAACCCAGGAAGCCACAGCCACAGAGGACCAAGCTAATGGTGCCGCCAAGGGCTTTTCATCTGCAGACTCCCTGGGTTCAGACTCCACCATAGTGGAGTTCAGCAGGGAGATCTCAAAAGATGCTGGAAGTGAAGACTCTGAGAATGGCGACGACAATCTAGAGGATGGCAAGGGTGAGGAGACGGATGGAGTGGAAGAAGAATTAATAGTAGAAGAGGACCACATTGATCAGGCACTTTTGAGAGTTAAGCAGGACAGTTCTTTGGACAACATCCTGCCTGTTTTACCAGAGGACATGGACATGCCAGCACCCCTAGGAAACGGTGAAGAAGCAGACGAGGAAGACTCTGATGACAGCGATGAGTCTGACGAGGAGCTGCGTAGCTATAACGTGCAGGAGCAAAGTGACGAGAGTGAGGAGGAGTTCACCACCGTGCCTGTGGTGGTGAGCGAGCGGAGCAGTGCTCGGCACCTCCGCAGTCTCCTCAAAATGCCGACCCTCCTCACACAGTCTTTTTGTGACGAGCTGGACCGCAAAAAAAAAGCAGTCTCCTTTTTCGATGACGTCACCGTGTTCCTGTTCGACCAG GAGAGCCCTACAGGGGAGCTGTCGGAGTACACTTTCCCCCCAGGAGCAGAGTCTGATTGCCCCCAGGCAGAGGGCACGCACCCTCAACCACAGAAGAAATTCAGTCATTCTGATAAGTCCTCAGACAAGAATATCTCAGAAGAAA GCAGGGCCTTTGAGTGGGGGGAAGACTATCCTCTGATGCCTAGTCCATCATTGGAAGCTCCCTCGGACGGACTCAACACCCCACCCAACTCTCCAGCCAGATCTCCCGAGGAGAAACCAGCACCCCAGTTTTCACGCTTCAGCGTTTCCCGGTTCTCCATTACACATGTATCTGACTCAGACATGGACTCCATGGGAG GAAGCAATGCTGATGGAGACCAAGAGTGA